Genomic window (Plasmodium knowlesi strain H apicoplast, complete genome):
ATAATGGATGTAAAATTTCAAAAAAAAAATGTTAATAATAAATAAATTATTATATAAAAAAACAATAAAAAAAAATAAAAATAATAAAAAAAATAATTTTTTATTAAATAAATGCCCTCAAAAAAAAGGTATTGTATTAAAAATATTAATTAAAACTCCTAAAAAACCAAATTCAGCTTTAAGAAAAGTTGCAAAAATAAAATTATCAAATAATAAAGAATTATTAGCATATATTCCTGGGGAAGGAAAATCTGTTCAAGAACATAATTTTGTATTAATAAAAGGTGGTAGGGTAAAAGATTTACCAGGTATAAAATATAAAATAATTAGAGGTTCTTTAGATTCTATAGGGGTTTTAAATAGAAAAACTTCTAGATCTAAATATGGAGTAAAAAAAAAATAAATAAAATACTATATATAATGATAATGATATTTAAATATTTTATAAAAATATTTTTAAAAAAAGGTAAATTTAATAAAAGTATAAAATTATTAATATATATATTATATTTATTAAAAAAAATAACTAATAAATTAAGTATATTTATTTTTAATAAGGCTATAAAAAATTTATTATTACCTTTTTCATTTTATAAAATAAAAATTAATACTAATAAATATAATATACCTATAATTATAACATATGAACAATCTATATTTAATGTATATAAATTATTTAATAAAATAATAAAAAATAAAGATTTATTATTATATAAAGTTATTTGTAAGTATTTAATTTTAAGTTATAATAAAGAAGGTGATTTATATAAAATTAAATTAAATTTAATAAAACAATTTATATCTAATAGGGCATATATATATTTATTAGATAAAAAAAAATAATAAAAATTAATTAATATTATGGATTATATTATTATTTATAATACAGTAAAGAGATACTATAATTTTTATATTTATGAATAATAAATTATTTATAAGAAATAAACAACATATAAATTTAGGTACTATAGGTCATGTAGATCATGGTAAAACAACTTTAACAACAGCAATATCTTATTTATTAAATTTACAAGGATTATCAAAAAAATATAATTATTCTGATATTGATTCAGCTCCTGAAGAAAAAATAAGAGGTATAACTATTAATACTACACATATAGAATATGAAACAATAACAAAACATTGTGCTCATATTGATTGTCCTGGTCATTCAGATTATATTAAAAATATGATTATAGGAGCTACACAAATGGATATAGCAATTTTAGTAATATCTATAATAGATGGTATAATGCCTCAAACATACGAACATTTATTATTAATTAAACAAATAGGTATTAAGAATGTAATAATTTTTTTAAATAAAGAGGATTTATGCAATGATATTGAATTAATTGATTTTATTAAATTAGAAATAAATGAGTTATTAGTTAAATATAATTTTAATTTAGATAATATTCATATATTAACTGGATCTGCATTAAATGTAATTAATATAATACAAAAAAATAAAAATTATGAATTAATAAAATCTAATATTTGGATACAAAAATTAAATGATTTAATTAATATAATTGATAGTATTCAAATAAATAGAGATAAATTAAATGATAGTTTTTTAATGTCTATAGAAGATGTATTTTCAATTACTGGTAGAGGTACTGTAGTAACTGGTAAAATAGATCAAGGATATATAAATTTAAATGAGGAAGTAGAAATTTTAAAATTTGAAAAATCATCAATTTTTACAACAGTTATTGGGTTAGAAATGTTTAAAAAGCAATTAGTTCAAGCTCAATCAGGAGATAATGTAGGTATTTTATTAAGAAATGTTCAAAAAAATGAAATAAAAAGAGGTATGATTTTATCTACTCCAAATAAATTAAAAGTATATAAATCTTTTATAGCTGAAACATATATATTAACTAAAGAAGAAGGAGGTCGTCATAAACCTTTTAATATTGGTTATAAACCTCAATTTTTTATTCATACAGTAGATGTAACTGGAGAAATAAAAAATATATATTTAAATAATAATATTCAAAAAATAGGAATGCCTGGAGATAAATTAACTTTACATATAGAATTAAAACATTATATTGTATTAATTTTAAATCAAAAATTTTCTATAAGAGAAGGAGGTAAAACTATAGGAGCAGGTATTATAATAGATATTATAAATTAATAAAATATGTTAAAACAAAAAAATAATAATAGTATATTAAATAAAATTTTTATAAAAAAAATATTTAAATTTATTAAATATTTTAGTATATTTTATTATAATATATATATATGGATATATATAATTATTTTAATATATATTTTTATTAATAAAAATAAATATTATAAAATAATTATATATAATAAATATAAATATTTAATAAATTTTTTATTTATAATATTATTATTAAATAAATGTCAAAAATCAGATTTGAACTGATAACACATGGATCTTCAATCCATTGCTCTACCATTGAGCTATAATGACTTAATATATAATATATTAATAGAATATAACCAAAAGGTTAAGGTAATGAATTTTGATTTCATTAATATAGGTTCGAATCCTATTATTCTAAAATAAAATAATGAATATAATTTAAAGATAAAATACAATTTTACCAAAATTGTTATAAGAGTTTAATTCTCTTTATTCATATATATTAAAATTATGTCTTTAATTTAAAGTAAAAATATAAATTTCCAAAATTTATAATAAAGGTTCAAATCCTTTAAGACATGTATATAATAATATTATTAAATATATATAAAAATTAATGAGTATTTTATATAAATGTAAATTTTTAGTAAAAAATATTGATAATAATAAAATTAATTTAAATCCTATTTTAAATTCAAAATTTAAAATATATAATATTAATATAAATTTATTAAATAAAAAAATAATTGAATATATTAACAAATATAAGTTTAATATTTTTATTATTTATATTTATACTAATAAAAATTTTAAAATAATATGTAATTATACAATATTTAATTTATATAAACAATATTATAATAAATTAAATAAAATATATTTAATATATAAAATATTATTATATAAAAAAATTCAATTATTATTTTATAATATAAATCAATTGTTAAATATTATAATTAATAATATTAAAATAATAAATTATAAAAAAAAATAAAATATCATGATTCTAAATAATTTATATTGTACTAAAGAATTAATAATAATATTTATTAAAGCAGAATATTTAGCATTAAAATATGATAATTATTTTATAATGCCTATTCATTTATTATTAAGTTTATTATTAACAGATAATTTATGTGCAAAATTTTTTAAAATAAATAAAAAATTAATAACTAATAAATTAATTTTATTTTTATTAAATAAATATAAATATAATAAAAATATAATTAATATAATATTTTCACATAAAATTATTAATATATTAAAAAAATTAAATAATTTTAATTTTAAAATAAATTCTTTTAATTTATTATTATTATTATTAAATGAAAATGATAAAGATATTAAATATTTATTTAAATATTTAAATTTAAATTTTTCTTATTTAAATTTTTATACATCTACAACTATATTTTCAAATAATATAAGAAAAAAATTAGAAGAATTTTCAACAAATATATATAATATAAATTTTATATATAATTATAATATTAATTTTAATCAATATCAATATTCTAAATTATTACAAATTTTAAATTTAAAAATAAAAAAACATATTATAATAGAAGGAGTAGAAGAAAATATATTTTCATTATTACAAATATTAATAAAAAATATAAAAAATAAAATAGTACCTATATATTTACATCATACAGAAATATGGGTATTAAATGAATTATTAAATTATGATATACATACAATAATATTAAAAATATTAAATATATCAAAATATTTTATTAATAATCATAAATTAATTTTAATTATTAAAAATATTGAAATATTTAATTTAACAGATACTAATAATAACACGGATAATTTAGATAAATTACATTA
Coding sequences:
- a CDS encoding ribosomal protein S12, which codes for MLIINKLLYKKTIKKNKNNKKNNFLLNKCPQKKGIVLKILIKTPKKPNSALRKVAKIKLSNNKELLAYIPGEGKSVQEHNFVLIKGGRVKDLPGIKYKIIRGSLDSIGVLNRKTSRSKYGVKKK
- a CDS encoding ribosomal protein S7, with product MIMIFKYFIKIFLKKGKFNKSIKLLIYILYLLKKITNKLSIFIFNKAIKNLLLPFSFYKIKINTNKYNIPIIITYEQSIFNVYKLFNKIIKNKDLLLYKVICKYLILSYNKEGDLYKIKLNLIKQFISNRAYIYLLDKKK
- a CDS encoding elongation factor Tu encodes the protein MNNKLFIRNKQHINLGTIGHVDHGKTTLTTAISYLLNLQGLSKKYNYSDIDSAPEEKIRGITINTTHIEYETITKHCAHIDCPGHSDYIKNMIIGATQMDIAILVISIIDGIMPQTYEHLLLIKQIGIKNVIIFLNKEDLCNDIELIDFIKLEINELLVKYNFNLDNIHILTGSALNVINIIQKNKNYELIKSNIWIQKLNDLINIIDSIQINRDKLNDSFLMSIEDVFSITGRGTVVTGKIDQGYINLNEEVEILKFEKSSIFTTVIGLEMFKKQLVQAQSGDNVGILLRNVQKNEIKRGMILSTPNKLKVYKSFIAETYILTKEEGGRHKPFNIGYKPQFFIHTVDVTGEIKNIYLNNNIQKIGMPGDKLTLHIELKHYIVLILNQKFSIREGGKTIGAGIIIDIIN
- a CDS encoding ribosomal protein L11 is translated as MSILYKCKFLVKNIDNNKINLNPILNSKFKIYNININLLNKKIIEYINKYKFNIFIIYIYTNKNFKIICNYTIFNLYKQYYNKLNKIYLIYKILLYKKIQLLFYNINQLLNIIINNIKIINYKKK